The following proteins are encoded in a genomic region of Paenibacillus sp. FSL R7-0273:
- a CDS encoding acyl carrier protein, which translates to MEETISFVQFQHIFAEYLGIDASRLTREVNLLLELGVDSLSLVNAMLRLEREYQVLFSAEDTVMTRTLGEAYDLFIKYRSLGDGVQSGF; encoded by the coding sequence ATGGAGGAAACGATAAGCTTCGTACAGTTTCAACATATTTTTGCGGAATATCTCGGCATTGACGCTTCCAGACTCACGCGCGAGGTCAATCTGCTGCTGGAGCTGGGGGTGGATTCCTTGTCTCTTGTGAATGCAATGCTGCGGCTGGAGCGGGAATATCAGGTTCTGTTCAGCGCAGAGGATACAGTGATGACCCGCACGCTGGGCGAAGCCTATGATCTGTTCATTAAATACCGGAGTCTTGGCGATGGAGTACAAAGCGGATTTTAA
- a CDS encoding class I adenylate-forming enzyme family protein, which yields MIQYERLTIGCVLDTLKNDYPGKAAVVFEHETVTFARLHQFSVTIAANLLDMGVKKNDKVAVLLPNCLEYLYVYFALFKIGAWIVPVSTRYEPDEIRRILADSDAETIIYQDTLGIFNYDEILLSGLRAELPQMRNYIVLGEGTLPGSMPFAGLLSPGAVPLDERNLESIDPEDIAILGYTSGTTGHPKGVMISHRNLVETSYYGGRLLDIRDDIGFSIAPLYAAQGFNAVLVYFVSCITMKWISNFNPNDILSHVAKNGINLFHTQPTMWSLILAMPYCRPGLFKDLRKVVVSGSLCTPFLAKKIEETTRCTLINAYGIIEATGLVTMTRLDDPPEVRLNTVGRPIDGFEVKIVDKDRRELPKGEIGELAIKGFLMKGYYKNEAKTREVIDEEGWLYTGDLACYHEDGINLCIAGRIKDMVIRGGFNVYPVDIEECVLNFDKVEDVSVVGQPDDILGEALTAFVIPKPGEQLSEGEIKAWCRGKIANYKVPDRVHLVSQFPVLESGKVQKNILRQWAVEGIPAESQFLLNDRIVKGMAEQR from the coding sequence ATGATTCAATATGAGCGGTTAACCATCGGCTGCGTGCTGGACACGCTGAAGAATGACTATCCCGGCAAAGCGGCTGTCGTATTCGAGCATGAAACGGTAACATTCGCCAGGCTGCATCAATTCTCGGTCACTATTGCCGCAAATCTGCTGGACATGGGCGTGAAGAAGAATGACAAGGTTGCGGTGCTGCTGCCCAACTGTCTGGAGTATTTATATGTTTATTTCGCCCTCTTCAAAATCGGCGCGTGGATCGTTCCCGTCAGTACCCGGTATGAGCCGGATGAAATCCGCAGAATTCTGGCGGACTCCGATGCGGAGACGATTATTTATCAGGATACGCTGGGTATTTTCAACTATGATGAAATTCTTTTGTCCGGATTAAGGGCTGAGCTGCCGCAAATGCGGAATTATATCGTGCTGGGTGAAGGGACGCTGCCGGGCAGTATGCCTTTTGCCGGCTTGCTGAGTCCCGGCGCAGTTCCCTTGGACGAGCGGAACCTTGAATCCATTGACCCCGAAGACATCGCCATTCTGGGATATACCTCCGGCACTACCGGACATCCCAAAGGTGTCATGATCTCCCACCGCAACCTGGTGGAAACCTCGTATTATGGCGGCAGGCTGCTGGATATCCGGGATGACATCGGCTTCTCTATCGCCCCTCTGTATGCGGCGCAGGGCTTCAACGCCGTACTTGTCTATTTCGTCTCCTGCATCACGATGAAATGGATCTCCAATTTTAATCCCAATGACATCTTAAGCCATGTCGCCAAAAACGGCATCAATCTTTTCCATACCCAGCCGACGATGTGGAGCCTGATCCTGGCAATGCCTTACTGCCGGCCCGGCCTGTTCAAAGACCTGCGGAAGGTAGTGGTTTCCGGGTCATTATGCACACCGTTCCTGGCAAAAAAAATTGAGGAAACGACGCGCTGCACTCTGATTAACGCTTACGGCATTATTGAGGCTACCGGCCTTGTCACAATGACCCGGCTGGATGATCCGCCTGAAGTCAGGCTGAATACGGTGGGCCGGCCCATCGACGGCTTTGAGGTAAAGATTGTGGACAAGGACCGCCGGGAACTCCCCAAAGGGGAGATCGGCGAGCTGGCCATCAAGGGCTTTTTAATGAAGGGCTATTACAAGAACGAGGCCAAGACCCGTGAAGTGATTGATGAAGAAGGCTGGCTGTATACCGGAGATTTGGCATGCTATCACGAGGATGGGATCAACCTGTGTATCGCAGGGAGAATCAAGGACATGGTGATCCGTGGCGGCTTCAACGTCTATCCGGTTGACATCGAGGAATGTGTTCTTAATTTCGATAAGGTGGAGGACGTTTCAGTTGTGGGACAGCCCGACGACATTCTGGGTGAAGCCTTGACGGCCTTTGTCATTCCCAAGCCGGGAGAGCAGCTCAGCGAAGGGGAGATCAAAGCCTGGTGCCGCGGCAAAATCGCCAATTACAAGGTACCCGACCGGGTGCATCTCGTCTCCCAGTTCCCGGTGCTGGAATCCGGAAAGGTACAGAAGAACATCCTTCGGCAATGGGCGGTGGAAGGCATTCCTGCGGAAAGCCAGTTTCTGCTTAATGACCGGATTGTTAAAGGAATGGCGGAGCAGCGGTAA
- a CDS encoding coproporphyrinogen-III oxidase family protein, whose amino-acid sequence MNQALVNRLDFLTRKYNEYNQPMYLSYPVDSQWRQEAPVAIIASDLAGLQSAQIYVHIPFCRTVCYYCCCDRVLGGKEEDKELYIDALEKELELKLGGRSTKVVSDNMHWGGGTPAYLSEPQIERLHGILSRYIEFTADARIKLEAYPDKRIVTESKLRLLKELGFNYISFGIQDFDKRVLSAIHRDCDVEEARELIGLARSMGFIVNVDLCYGLPFQGLGEFERTLQEIVKMAPDKIVAFPYAHYPAVYPLQRKIPLLSLPNSYIVSLLYDLARRYLSADYEELGSDTFIRRNGRETHPSLTPGHRGARDFMGSSEETSHDLLGLGKSAVSKVGGRYYKNVAPMDRYYELLSHSLFPIESGKTHELSGDDLIREEIVLKNLLGGSPIDKTAIRTQFGIDFDRYFAGELTLLRGMEKDGLLEGVDTALITVTDTGKHFIRTIAFAFDIYYKSTRIGENSI is encoded by the coding sequence ATGAATCAGGCGCTTGTAAACCGGCTGGATTTCTTAACGCGGAAATACAACGAGTATAACCAGCCTATGTATCTCAGCTATCCCGTGGACAGCCAGTGGCGGCAGGAGGCGCCGGTGGCTATTATCGCTTCCGACCTCGCCGGACTGCAGTCGGCGCAAATATATGTTCATATTCCATTTTGCCGGACCGTCTGCTATTACTGCTGCTGTGACCGGGTGCTGGGCGGCAAGGAAGAAGACAAGGAGCTTTATATTGATGCACTGGAGAAGGAGCTGGAGCTGAAGCTTGGCGGCCGCAGCACAAAGGTAGTATCGGACAATATGCACTGGGGGGGCGGAACGCCGGCTTATCTGAGCGAACCGCAAATCGAGCGGCTGCACGGCATTCTCAGCAGGTATATTGAATTTACAGCGGACGCCCGCATCAAGCTGGAGGCTTATCCCGACAAACGGATCGTTACGGAATCGAAGCTTCGCCTGCTGAAAGAGCTGGGCTTTAATTACATCAGCTTCGGGATTCAGGATTTTGACAAAAGAGTGCTCAGCGCCATCCACCGGGACTGTGATGTGGAGGAGGCGAGGGAACTGATCGGCCTGGCCCGGAGCATGGGCTTTATCGTCAACGTGGATCTGTGCTACGGTCTGCCGTTTCAGGGCCTGGGAGAGTTCGAGCGGACGCTGCAGGAGATCGTAAAGATGGCTCCCGACAAAATCGTTGCTTTTCCCTACGCCCATTATCCCGCCGTCTATCCGCTGCAGCGCAAGATTCCGCTGCTTAGCCTGCCCAATTCGTATATTGTCTCACTGCTTTACGACCTGGCGCGGCGTTATCTGTCAGCAGACTATGAGGAGCTTGGTTCGGATACGTTTATCCGCAGAAACGGGCGTGAAACCCATCCCTCTCTCACCCCAGGCCACAGGGGAGCGCGGGATTTCATGGGCTCCTCCGAGGAAACCTCCCACGATCTGCTCGGCCTGGGCAAATCCGCTGTCAGCAAGGTGGGAGGCAGGTATTACAAGAATGTGGCGCCGATGGACCGGTATTATGAGCTGCTCAGCCACTCCTTATTTCCTATTGAAAGCGGCAAAACCCACGAACTGTCCGGCGATGATCTGATTCGCGAGGAGATTGTGCTCAAAAATCTGCTCGGCGGCTCTCCCATCGACAAAACTGCCATCCGCACACAGTTTGGCATTGATTTCGACCGTTATTTTGCCGGGGAGCTGACGCTCCTTAGAGGCATGGAGAAGGATGGACTGCTGGAGGGCGTGGACACCGCACTCATTACGGTTACGGATACCGGCAAGCATTTTATCCGCACTATCGCCTTTGCCTTTGATATCTACTATAAATCCACCAGGATTGGAGAAAACAGTATATGA
- a CDS encoding amino acid adenylation domain-containing protein produces MADYLLQHDLLRSAAHVPEATALRYRGRDMSYGELLAQSIHLSDTLIHQGIRIGECAALCLEKSPQAVIAMFAVLFSGGAYIPLDTAYAPVHRVLAIVEQSGTGYLLTDAATLSKLWNGAETQHRAMLKSLQIVLLEDALEEVSELPDAAERHGIIRFSSPHGRSPRCLYKDRKEAISDDVAFILYTSGSTGIPKGVMISHLNARTFIEWCCGYFKPESQDIFASIAPFHFDLAVFDLFVPLAAGASLVILPPEVIQNPRRFAAAVKEEGINWAYSVPSLWTSVIKYGGLAPGELPSLRKVLFAGEVFQPKYLRMAMELLPQASFYNLYGLIETNVCTYYEVDRAQALREEPLPIGYACANTEVVALTNEGRIAAAGEEGELCVRGPIVMKGYYRNPELTALSFTGHPAFPESGIRLYRTGDMVTINAEGAFVLIGRKDSLVKRAGFRIELPEIELALHDMEGVSEAAVVDIRDGDDVLLLCAAVVPQPGSRLSVLGVKQAVGARLPHYMIPDLVQVMESLPTGSSEKVDRQSLKQLFQKQL; encoded by the coding sequence ATGGCTGATTATCTTCTGCAGCATGATCTGCTCCGCAGCGCCGCACATGTCCCGGAAGCGACTGCTCTGCGTTACCGCGGCCGGGATATGAGCTACGGGGAGCTGCTTGCGCAGAGCATACATCTCTCGGATACGCTGATTCACCAAGGGATACGGATTGGTGAGTGTGCCGCGCTCTGTCTGGAGAAATCTCCGCAGGCGGTAATCGCTATGTTCGCGGTGCTTTTTTCCGGAGGGGCCTATATTCCGCTTGATACGGCATATGCCCCTGTACATAGAGTATTGGCAATTGTGGAGCAGAGCGGAACCGGGTACCTGCTTACGGATGCAGCGACCTTGAGTAAGCTCTGGAATGGCGCAGAAACGCAGCACCGGGCAATGCTGAAATCGCTGCAGATTGTCCTCCTTGAAGATGCGCTGGAAGAAGTGTCTGAGCTGCCGGACGCGGCAGAGCGGCATGGAATCATTCGTTTCTCTTCTCCACACGGAAGGTCTCCCCGCTGTCTATATAAAGACCGGAAGGAGGCTATCAGCGACGATGTGGCTTTTATTCTCTATACTTCCGGATCAACAGGGATACCTAAAGGCGTTATGATCAGCCATTTAAACGCCCGAACGTTCATAGAGTGGTGCTGCGGGTATTTCAAGCCGGAGTCGCAGGATATTTTTGCTTCTATCGCTCCTTTCCATTTCGATCTGGCGGTCTTTGATCTGTTCGTGCCGCTGGCGGCAGGGGCCTCACTTGTCATTCTGCCTCCTGAGGTGATCCAGAACCCCCGCCGTTTCGCCGCCGCCGTCAAGGAAGAAGGGATTAACTGGGCGTACTCTGTTCCGTCCCTTTGGACGAGCGTAATCAAGTACGGCGGGCTGGCTCCGGGTGAGCTTCCTTCTCTGCGCAAGGTGCTGTTTGCGGGCGAGGTTTTTCAGCCTAAATATTTGAGAATGGCAATGGAGCTGCTGCCGCAGGCTTCCTTTTATAATTTATACGGTTTAATTGAAACCAATGTCTGCACGTACTATGAGGTTGACCGTGCACAAGCGCTGCGGGAAGAGCCTCTGCCTATCGGTTACGCCTGTGCCAATACTGAGGTCGTTGCGTTGACCAATGAAGGGCGAATTGCCGCTGCCGGAGAAGAAGGGGAGCTGTGCGTAAGAGGCCCGATTGTAATGAAGGGCTATTACCGCAATCCGGAGCTGACCGCTTTAAGCTTTACCGGGCATCCCGCTTTTCCGGAATCCGGCATCAGGCTGTACCGGACCGGGGATATGGTCACCATTAATGCAGAGGGGGCGTTCGTCCTGATCGGACGCAAAGACTCGCTGGTTAAACGCGCCGGCTTCCGGATCGAACTGCCCGAAATTGAGCTGGCACTTCATGATATGGAGGGAGTATCGGAAGCGGCGGTTGTGGATATCCGCGACGGGGATGACGTTTTGCTATTATGTGCAGCAGTAGTACCTCAGCCGGGGAGCAGGCTCAGTGTGCTGGGCGTGAAACAGGCTGTAGGAGCCCGGCTGCCCCATTATATGATTCCCGACCTGGTTCAGGTCATGGAGAGCCTTCCGACGGGAAGCAGCGAAAAGGTCGACCGACAGAGCTTGAAGCAGCTGTTCCAAAAGCAGCTCTGA
- a CDS encoding 3-oxoacyl-ACP synthase III family protein produces the protein MLNLSIRSLAYVIPGGRLTNGEIVELFAEKYFSHLPKDDLEQLVYGSKRKLDFLEIRTRSCSLDYSEEGSVQMAVRVSREAIAKAGMTPDDIDLLLFVGVCNPFREPSYSIILAHELEMQRGNYYDINDTCNGFLKALELASLYINSGKYRSILVVTSENPLELLEASNFTGRVDTLAEADYKMNLFFAGAGAAAMLLTADSGDKSVICYGEERNHADWELSLYVSPKISMPGPRFDGMDFMSWADGRGIAAGVIRDMPAFVYRFLDEHKLVKDEISYIFSHQLGRNITNSLLNKLEVQTDKVFPVNTFPDYGNMGSANIPIGLCMAEEQGLLRKGDSILLLGSACGLTYGAAYIVW, from the coding sequence ATGTTGAATTTGTCCATTCGATCCTTGGCCTATGTGATTCCGGGCGGACGGCTGACGAACGGGGAAATCGTGGAATTGTTCGCAGAAAAATATTTCAGTCATCTGCCCAAGGATGATCTCGAACAACTGGTGTACGGCAGCAAGCGGAAGCTCGATTTTCTGGAAATCCGCACACGCTCATGCTCTTTGGATTACAGTGAAGAGGGTTCCGTCCAAATGGCCGTCAGGGTGTCCCGCGAAGCCATTGCCAAAGCAGGCATGACCCCGGACGATATCGATCTGCTGCTCTTTGTCGGTGTATGCAACCCGTTCCGGGAGCCTTCCTATTCGATTATACTGGCGCATGAGCTGGAGATGCAGCGCGGAAATTATTACGACATCAACGATACCTGCAACGGCTTTCTGAAGGCGCTGGAGCTGGCCAGCCTGTACATCAATTCCGGCAAATACCGCAGTATTCTGGTAGTGACGAGTGAAAATCCGCTGGAGCTGCTGGAAGCCTCTAACTTTACCGGAAGAGTGGACACGCTTGCCGAAGCGGATTACAAAATGAACCTGTTCTTCGCCGGAGCAGGCGCCGCAGCCATGCTTCTGACAGCAGACAGCGGCGATAAATCGGTAATCTGTTATGGCGAGGAGCGCAATCATGCGGACTGGGAGCTCTCACTGTATGTTTCGCCCAAGATCAGCATGCCCGGCCCCCGTTTTGATGGAATGGACTTTATGAGCTGGGCGGACGGCAGAGGCATCGCGGCTGGCGTCATCCGGGACATGCCGGCGTTCGTGTACCGCTTTCTGGATGAGCATAAGCTTGTGAAGGACGAGATCAGCTATATTTTCTCCCATCAGCTCGGGCGCAACATAACCAATTCCCTGTTGAACAAGCTGGAGGTACAGACGGATAAAGTCTTTCCGGTCAACACCTTCCCGGATTACGGAAATATGGGCAGCGCCAATATTCCAATCGGGCTGTGCATGGCGGAGGAGCAGGGTCTGCTGCGCAAGGGTGATTCCATTCTCCTGCTGGGCAGCGCCTGCGGGCTGACCTACGGGGCAGCCTACATCGTATGGTAG
- a CDS encoding non-ribosomal peptide synthetase, whose product MSRTMTIHRLFEEQAERISGHPAIRFNGISMTYGELNRQANLLAHKLIRKGVQRHDTVAVIVSRRFEMIIALLAVLKSGAAYVPVEPGYPLERKNYILSHSSAFAAITEDRERLNVPAQIILDPELPAASGPADNPDIPLKEDDLAYIMYTSGSTGMPKGVMIGHRAAVNLIRWVNRELDMGSGDKGLFITSVCFDLSVYDIFGMLAAGGTIVLCPEAQVADPKQLSSLLIDEEITFWNSVPTTLLYLVRHLAEAQPQARLPKLRQLFLSGDWIPLELARSCRYRFPQARLTALGGATEAAVWSIYYTVDEVNPKWNSIPYGKPIDGNLFYILDEAGKPVARGEAGELFIGGIGLARGYMKEPNKTAGSFLPDPFRNPRHDRMYKTGDLGRMMEDGNIEFLGRTDDQVKIRGFRVELKEVEKRLLECPGVRDAAVAARSHESGGQYLCAYLVSEHPLSLSGIKQQLSAQLPAYMLPSMFITLDKLPLNPNGKVDKKQLPAPSAAALLTESGHVTCATALELDILRLWEKVLPIRNIGAEHDFYEIGGSSIEAVALHSELLQAGFNLSFEEVTGHPTIRGQARLLEEIPLVSGGKAGERSASEAAGIPINAALKPRPFNLFYYKSCLYNSLFPVLDYFGRNPNAYLCSEIFAYSTQGRHDGELIALEPLVNEPPEAVLRRVQLNADFRHFPHSGALLAQLDDGLNRKSLFIVWVDSYYQPDRRDAYMKRHIPHTLLVYGKDEASGKYFILEHSHEHALNYKERSIAAHDLLNSCLGYREHLQSPADAYTWIEFPAEQEPFKYDPAAERSELAALAAAHKPSILGGLDALSSFTAAYALLEWTEHSQSAAGLATNVTSIIDCKRAEKHRLEQLFPDPPMLALVQAVLDGWLEIRSDLIRHHKGIMLPPERREAHLHLLQQIKDQERELAEMLCGSVQNNELGEEAYL is encoded by the coding sequence TTGTCCCGAACGATGACAATACACCGTCTGTTTGAGGAACAGGCGGAGCGGATTTCCGGGCATCCGGCGATCCGGTTTAACGGAATTTCCATGACTTACGGGGAGCTGAACCGGCAGGCCAACCTTTTGGCGCATAAGCTGATCCGCAAAGGAGTTCAGCGGCATGACACCGTGGCGGTCATTGTAAGCCGCAGATTTGAAATGATTATTGCGCTGCTTGCCGTGCTGAAGAGCGGGGCCGCCTACGTGCCGGTGGAACCGGGCTACCCGCTTGAACGCAAAAATTACATTCTCAGTCATTCAAGCGCCTTCGCGGCTATTACGGAGGACCGGGAAAGGCTGAATGTTCCCGCCCAGATTATTTTGGACCCGGAGCTGCCGGCTGCTTCCGGACCGGCTGATAACCCGGATATTCCGCTGAAAGAAGACGACCTGGCTTATATCATGTATACCTCAGGCTCCACCGGAATGCCCAAAGGGGTTATGATCGGGCACCGCGCTGCCGTCAATCTGATCCGCTGGGTTAACCGGGAGCTTGATATGGGCAGCGGAGACAAAGGGCTGTTCATTACTTCAGTCTGCTTTGACCTTTCCGTGTATGACATATTCGGCATGCTGGCGGCAGGAGGAACCATTGTGCTGTGTCCGGAAGCACAGGTCGCTGATCCAAAGCAGCTAAGCAGTCTGCTTATCGACGAAGAGATCACCTTCTGGAACTCGGTTCCGACAACGCTGCTTTATCTGGTCCGGCATCTGGCCGAGGCTCAGCCGCAAGCCCGGCTGCCGAAGCTGCGGCAGCTTTTTCTGAGCGGAGACTGGATCCCTCTGGAGCTGGCCCGAAGCTGCCGCTACCGATTCCCCCAAGCGCGGCTGACTGCGCTTGGAGGCGCGACGGAAGCAGCGGTCTGGTCGATTTACTACACCGTGGATGAAGTTAACCCTAAGTGGAACAGTATTCCTTACGGCAAGCCGATTGACGGGAATCTGTTTTACATTTTGGACGAAGCGGGGAAGCCGGTAGCCCGGGGTGAAGCCGGAGAGCTGTTCATCGGCGGCATCGGGCTGGCCCGCGGCTATATGAAGGAGCCGAACAAAACAGCCGGGTCCTTCCTGCCCGATCCTTTCCGCAATCCCCGGCATGACCGGATGTACAAGACCGGGGATCTGGGACGGATGATGGAGGACGGCAATATCGAGTTTCTTGGCCGGACAGATGATCAGGTGAAGATCCGCGGGTTCCGGGTGGAGCTGAAGGAAGTGGAGAAGCGGCTGCTGGAATGTCCGGGCGTAAGGGATGCGGCTGTCGCGGCAAGAAGCCATGAAAGCGGCGGCCAGTATCTATGCGCCTACCTGGTTTCGGAGCATCCGTTGTCACTATCCGGAATCAAACAGCAGCTATCCGCCCAATTGCCCGCCTATATGCTGCCATCCATGTTCATCACACTGGACAAGCTGCCGCTGAATCCAAACGGCAAAGTGGACAAAAAGCAGCTGCCTGCGCCTTCGGCCGCAGCCCTTCTTACCGAAAGCGGCCATGTCACTTGCGCAACAGCGCTGGAGCTGGACATTCTCCGGCTGTGGGAAAAGGTACTGCCCATCCGGAACATCGGTGCGGAGCATGATTTCTATGAGATCGGCGGAAGCTCCATTGAAGCTGTAGCTTTACACAGCGAGCTGCTGCAGGCGGGATTTAACCTATCCTTTGAGGAGGTTACCGGGCATCCGACCATCCGGGGCCAGGCCCGGCTACTGGAAGAAATTCCACTCGTAAGCGGGGGGAAGGCTGGAGAGCGCTCTGCCTCCGAAGCAGCCGGTATACCCATCAACGCAGCACTTAAGCCAAGACCGTTCAATCTGTTTTATTACAAAAGCTGCCTCTACAATTCCCTATTTCCGGTACTGGACTATTTCGGCCGCAATCCGAATGCCTATTTATGCAGCGAAATCTTCGCCTATTCCACCCAGGGCAGGCACGACGGGGAGCTGATCGCCCTTGAGCCTCTGGTAAACGAACCGCCCGAGGCGGTTCTGCGCAGAGTGCAGCTGAATGCCGATTTCCGGCATTTCCCGCACAGCGGCGCTTTGCTTGCCCAGCTGGACGACGGCCTGAACCGTAAGAGCCTGTTCATCGTATGGGTGGACAGCTATTACCAGCCGGACCGCCGGGACGCTTACATGAAACGGCATATTCCCCATACCCTGCTGGTCTACGGAAAGGATGAAGCTTCCGGCAAGTATTTCATTCTGGAGCACAGCCACGAGCATGCGCTCAATTACAAGGAACGGAGCATTGCCGCACACGATTTGCTGAACAGCTGCCTCGGCTACCGGGAGCATCTGCAAAGTCCGGCAGACGCCTATACCTGGATCGAATTTCCCGCTGAGCAGGAGCCGTTTAAATATGATCCGGCCGCTGAACGGTCTGAACTGGCCGCGCTGGCAGCAGCACATAAGCCTTCCATACTTGGCGGCCTGGACGCGCTGTCCAGCTTCACTGCCGCCTATGCCCTGCTGGAATGGACAGAGCATTCACAGTCCGCCGCAGGCCTGGCAACGAATGTAACGTCAATAATCGACTGCAAGCGGGCTGAGAAGCACCGGCTGGAACAGCTTTTTCCTGATCCTCCTATGCTTGCGCTTGTCCAGGCTGTTCTGGATGGCTGGCTGGAAATCCGCAGCGACCTGATCCGCCACCATAAAGGCATCATGCTGCCGCCGGAGCGCCGGGAAGCCCATTTGCACCTGCTTCAGCAGATAAAGGATCAGGAACGGGAGCTGGCCGAAATGCTGTGCGGATCTGTGCAGAATAACGAGCTTGGAGAGGAGGCTTATTTATGA
- a CDS encoding phosphopantetheine-binding protein — translation MKRQEQVTMIVAGLTRIPAAELSPGTDIFESRLLTSLGLLELVSRLETEFNIIILPEELIHENFASIETIIGFVDGKLAEAS, via the coding sequence ATGAAAAGACAAGAACAAGTTACAATGATCGTAGCGGGGCTGACCCGCATCCCGGCGGCCGAGCTGTCGCCCGGGACGGATATTTTTGAATCCAGGCTGCTGACTTCTTTGGGGCTTTTAGAGCTGGTCTCCAGACTGGAGACGGAATTCAACATCATAATCCTGCCCGAGGAACTGATCCATGAGAACTTCGCGAGTATTGAGACCATAATCGGCTTTGTCGACGGCAAGCTGGCCGAGGCTTCTTAA
- a CDS encoding acyl-CoA dehydrogenase family protein — MDFSLTDDQKQICGLMEELSVRYLNDGVYADDERAVFRRDKWARIADTGLLGLPFPEDYGGTAQGMLTTALAIRALAQNCLDEGLVFSVCAQMSACQVPLWQYGTPEQQAAYLEPLISGRFIGSSVITEPEAGSDSAALSTAVLKTADGYELHGIKTFATLAPEADCLLVYGKHSGGIPALDVSAFILEKKGAEYRIGQVFEKMGLRTSPMSEVLLNHTTVARERLLGRERHGMSVFFTAMLWERIMVAAYHVGAMEQQYEEVYQYACHRKQFGQKLIDFEGVYGKLVNMRLRVETSRLMLFKTCDDFDHERREMHRASMLKLHTSECKVQNSLEAVQIFGAYGYVKESAVEKQIRDSLAAKIYSGTSEMQKKIMLEGLGELYG, encoded by the coding sequence ATGGATTTCAGCTTAACGGATGACCAGAAGCAAATCTGCGGCTTAATGGAAGAGCTGAGCGTGCGGTATCTGAATGACGGCGTGTATGCAGACGATGAACGTGCCGTCTTCCGGCGGGACAAATGGGCCAGAATCGCCGATACGGGTCTGCTGGGGCTGCCATTTCCGGAAGACTACGGGGGGACCGCTCAAGGAATGCTGACAACGGCACTGGCAATCCGCGCATTGGCGCAAAATTGCCTTGATGAAGGACTTGTCTTCTCCGTATGCGCCCAGATGTCGGCATGCCAAGTTCCGCTGTGGCAGTATGGGACCCCTGAGCAGCAGGCTGCGTATCTGGAGCCGCTCATCAGCGGCCGCTTTATTGGCAGCAGCGTGATTACCGAGCCGGAGGCCGGCTCGGATTCAGCCGCTCTTTCCACTGCTGTCCTGAAAACGGCAGACGGCTATGAGCTGCACGGCATCAAGACCTTTGCCACACTGGCTCCCGAAGCAGATTGCCTGCTTGTCTACGGGAAGCACAGCGGCGGTATTCCGGCGCTGGATGTCTCTGCCTTTATCCTGGAAAAGAAAGGCGCGGAATACCGGATTGGTCAGGTGTTTGAAAAAATGGGGCTGCGGACAAGCCCCATGAGTGAGGTCCTTTTGAACCACACCACAGTAGCGCGCGAGCGGCTGCTGGGCCGGGAGCGGCATGGCATGAGCGTTTTTTTCACAGCGATGCTGTGGGAGCGGATTATGGTTGCCGCCTACCATGTCGGCGCGATGGAGCAGCAGTATGAAGAGGTCTATCAATATGCCTGCCACCGCAAACAATTCGGTCAGAAGCTGATCGATTTCGAAGGCGTGTACGGCAAGCTGGTAAATATGCGGCTGCGTGTGGAGACAAGCCGGCTGATGCTTTTTAAGACCTGCGACGATTTTGACCATGAACGCCGCGAGATGCACCGGGCCTCCATGCTGAAGCTGCACACCTCCGAATGCAAAGTGCAAAACAGCCTGGAGGCGGTGCAAATTTTTGGCGCCTACGGTTATGTGAAGGAAAGTGCGGTAGAGAAGCAAATCCGCGATTCTCTCGCAGCAAAAATTTATTCAGGCACAAGCGAGATGCAGAAGAAAATCATGCTGGAAGGGCTTGGTGAGCTATATGGCTGA
- a CDS encoding acyl carrier protein, with protein MLDELYGIIAEVCYFEKEEMHPALSVADDLAVSSVMIVEMIAMIETRLGFNVEEQVDELISCETLGEMTALVARLGKAYAAAQAMSGR; from the coding sequence ATGCTGGACGAGCTTTACGGGATCATCGCGGAAGTATGCTATTTTGAGAAGGAAGAGATGCATCCGGCTTTATCGGTTGCCGACGACCTGGCGGTCAGCTCCGTGATGATTGTAGAAATGATCGCCATGATCGAAACCCGGCTTGGCTTTAATGTGGAGGAGCAGGTCGATGAACTGATCAGCTGTGAAACGCTCGGTGAAATGACAGCGCTAGTGGCCCGGCTGGGAAAAGCTTATGCGGCTGCCCAAGCCATGTCAGGGAGGTGA